A window of Chanodichthys erythropterus isolate Z2021 chromosome 16, ASM2448905v1, whole genome shotgun sequence genomic DNA:
gactactcctaacttTTCACAgacttaggagctagttttagcgctaaaatgctttgtgaagtACTcctagagcaaaaatttaggactcctaaaattaggactgacatgcccattatttttaagagtttctcctaaattggcaagttaggagctacttttagccttaagatgttttgtgaatacagtccctgaattgcagagctggcacatatttacatttacatgttcATCTAAACGCCACTCTGAGCAGCATTGGCGGCATCGGGATGTTCGTTTACATTATATCGCTACAAGGTATTTCCAGCTCCTTAGTGAAAAATGGAAAAGAACTTTGTTTTGAGAATATCATGGCCTTAAAAGAACTTGTCCATATCTTGGAatgaattttgactttttgtttcTTATCACTTTAGGCTTAATGAAAGTGAAAGAAGAAAGTGAAGAACCGAATGAACTTGACGACAAGCACCATTACTATCAGAATTCTTCTAATTTCAATACTGAAGAAAAATCTTTAAGTTGCATACAGACTGACAGGCATTTGAACCAAGAAAAGCCAGAACGAAAAGAAGCCAAAAGGTCATTCACTTGTTCAGAGTGTGGAAGGATTTTCACTCAAAAAAGATTCCTGACGAGGCACTtaagagttcacactggagagaagcctttcacatgCGTTCAGTGTAGGAAAAGTTTCACACGCAAAGAAAGGCTTCATatgcacatgagaattcacaatggagagaagccgttcacatgccctcagtgtggaaagtgCTTCAGAGAGAAAAGGATCCTTAAGAATCACAtaagagttcacactggagaaaagccattCACGTGtcttcagtgtggaaagagcttcacACAGAAAGTAAACCTGAACacacacatgagaattcacactggagagaagccgtttgCATGCCATcattgtggaaagagtttcgcTTGCAAAGGTAACCTTACTATGCATGTGCGaattcacaccggagagaagcctttcaaaTGTCAGCAGTGTGGAGTGAGTTTTACAGAGAAGAAAATCCTTAAGAATCACAttagaattcacactggagagaagcccttcACGTGCTTTCAGTGTGGAAAGGCTTGCACGCAGAAAGGTAACCTGAGGATTCATATGAGAGTTCACACccgagagaagcctttcacctgccatCAATGTGGAAACAACTTCAAATGTAAAGCAAGCTTTAATTTGCACATGCGAATTCATACTCAGGAGAAACCTTTCACATGCCTTCAATGTGGAAAAAGGTTTTCGCAAAAATCACACCTGAAGATTCACATGgtagttcacactggagagaagcctttcacgtGCCAGCAGTGCGGGAAGGGTTTTAAACGTAAAGAAAGTTTTAACGTGCATATGcggattcacactggagagcgGCCTTATGCGTGTGaccagtgtggaaagagtttcatacAGGTAGTCAGTCTTAAAACTCATCTGTGCTTTAAATCCCCATCAGCACtgaaaaaacacctgaagaTGAATGGGAATGAGAAGCATCAGGAAACACATAAGAGTGTAAACGCTCATGAGTGTGGTGAAGCCTTCACTAAAACTCGTGAATTGAGAATGCACCAAAGAAATCACAAAGAAGAACAACACTACAAGTGCTCAGAATCCCTGAAAACAAATGAGCGCGTGCACACTGCAGAGAAGCCGTATCACTGCCTTTTATGTGGGAAGAGGTTCAGCTCCTCCAGAAATCTACAGACTCATAGAAAAATACTCTGCTCACTAGGCAAAGAAGTGGAAACTGTGTAAATGGTATGACATTTAAAGTAACACCCAAAAACCCAAAAATGAGGGGCAGTAATAAAGTAAGTAGATTATTGATTCATAAACCTAGGTATGATATTGAAAAATGCTACTATTTTCTTCACTCATATTTAGGCACAATATTAAGATGTACGTATTTGAATTGCATATAAGATTTCCATCCAGTTTGATGGGGGATTTTGATCTAATTGACTTGAGAAATTCAAAGCTCACAGGGAAACCCATCTCTAGTCTCTAATTATAGTCtctttgattcatattttaCTAAGaatgaataagaaaaaaataagaatattgTTCAAACTTCTAATTGTgtaaatttttttctttttttctgttttggggAAAAGACCATTAGCTTTTACTTGAGGaagagttgtgtgtgtgtgtgtgtgtgtgtgtgttctgtctctttctctgtccTTTATAGGATTTGGACTGGCGGCAGCAAGGTGAGAGATTAAACAACTGTGCAGGGGTTGAAAGGCCCATATGAGAGGATAGAACTATGAATATGCTGTTGCGTGACATTCTGAACTGAAAGACTCTTTTACAATTTGACAACTGATTTACAAACATGAAGGCCATGTTGGAGATTTTCCAAGTTTATCTATGTGTTAATAAATCAGAATCCTGTGCGCACTTGCGTAAATCATTGATACTTGGCTGCTATAAGTTGCACGTGATGTCACCGTCAGTTATGCCCATTGAGTGGCAGCGTTGGTTTTAAGCGTGATTGCCGGTGAAAAACGCATAAAAAATGGGAAAGAGCTTTTATGCGATTACACAATAGATTTGACAAGAAATCagaggtatatttttacagactgctgaaagctaAAGAAAAGAGAAGCAAATTGATTgttgcaattcacagaaacaactggactcAAGGCAGCAAAATGTGGatttgcagatattttgtcaatatgttgaattttgcggtaaaatcataccatatatacagtattgtgttggtatatattgtattgacaACACATCAGTTAAATATTGGCAGGCTCTTTCGCCACTCAATCCAACTGAGGGGCGGGTTCTGGCAGGAAAGTGACGTCAATGCGTACCCTCTATTGCTGTATTCAGTTGTAAAGCAGAAGCGGCCTACAAACTCCTTGATGAATGCTAAAACAACTTTCTTTTaagtaaaacattatttaattgtttgtaACCTTGATTTGTGGTCTTCATTTATCTACTGGTCTGCAGGTCTTAACTGTATTAACCCCTGCAATATATTATCAACTAAATAATTTCCAAGACAACTGACTGAGCAAAATGGACTAGTGATATTAAAATTGAGTGATATAGCATCTTACACACAAAAGCCATTGGCACATGCTGCTCTGCATAGTGGCACATCAGGTTTTCATTGGCTTGTGCcacttcagcttcatactcgttggtcctgttcactgccattataaagcttggatgtgtcaggatacgTATTAGTATacctctgattgtgttcatcagaaagaagaaagtcatatacacaccTATGGTATGTAATCGGGTTTATTACATCCCAGAGTTGtttctttttaatataatttttacagtatatttaaatatatatataatatagttttGATAACCAGCATGAATATGCCATCATAAATTGACACTTACCAATCGGATATTTCATATAATTGTAAACTAGCATGAGAGAAAATGACACAAGCCATTATAAAGTGACTGGCATCAACCATTCAGAAGTGTGCTGGACCTTGACACTGGCCCTTCACAATGCACATAGATTGAAACTCATCACCTTTTAGTGAAAATTCACCTTTTTGAGATCAAAATAAATCAAAGTACTAAGAGAGCAATTTAGGCTTTCTGCTCTCTAATCACTTTCAAAAAGCCCACTACTTCAAAAAGGAGCAGGCGTAATAAGCCATTGCTTGTTCCACTTCTCACAATTTAAAAATTCTTATATTTTACAGACCTATTAAACATCTCAAGCAACAGAAAATGGCCTTTTAGCTATATCTTTTCAAATTATTTCAACTACATTTAAAGAAAATTGCTTTCCGTTAGGCTTAAGTAATAGAATTTTTGtatgttaaaaacaacaaataggCTATAACACTTAGGCTATGGGGAAATGGCTAACACATGTTAAAGAtttgttttagtattattatacTATAGTACAATGAACATTTCCACGGTCATCATCTCATCCAAGTTTGTTACTTGGTAGAAGGAAAGACTTATTCACCAAGTCATCAATAACTCTTATTAATTAGGAATATATGCATATTACAATGTAGTATAACACATCCAAGTGCATTTATAACCTAAATATTAatcaataaaatgtaatttaaaagtaGCCTAACTAGCTAAACTTATTGATAAATGTCTGTTGCGATGTTTAATAAGAAAATAAGCGTAATTTGGTTTAAATACATAGCTAGTAGGCTAGCCTACATATAAccaaattatgtttattttcatgaaCTGTGATAAATGAAGTGTAGGCTACAGGCAAAAATCTCTCTGTATTTTCCTCTCCTATAAAAGTATCACGCAGACCCTTTTGTGCAAATATTCTCTGTATGTTATTTGGAAAACATTGTGAACGACAATAAGAGAGTTAAAGCATACGTGTGAAATCCAAAATAACGCGAGAGATGATTTGAATCACGTGAGTTGGACGATTGATCACATGATCCAGTCACAACAAACGCGCACACTGGGAGGAGTTTATGCCAAAATCACATTAATCTAACGAAAGTCCATAAAAGAGTTTTGGGATTTTTATTTTACGAGGTTTTCTTTGCGGATCCTTAGTTTGGTTTTAATGCaatgaacattgtttttaatggcATTGGAATAAATTACCACGTAAAAACTGATGGCCCAGTAACAACTATCGTAAGTAGCCTACGGACCTGCGCTGATGTTACTGCTACTGACACTATTGTAACAAGACTTTCCATATAACCAGCAGAGCTCTGACATTA
This region includes:
- the LOC137002496 gene encoding gastrula zinc finger protein XlCGF57.1-like; the encoded protein is MEFIKEESEDMSYCEPCRVKDEDPEEQRGLMKVKEESEEPNELDDKHHYYQNSSNFNTEEKSLSCIQTDRHLNQEKPERKEAKRSFTCSECGRIFTQKRFLTRHLRVHTGEKPFTCVQCRKSFTRKERLHMHMRIHNGEKPFTCPQCGKCFREKRILKNHIRVHTGEKPFTCLQCGKSFTQKVNLNTHMRIHTGEKPFACHHCGKSFACKGNLTMHVRIHTGEKPFKCQQCGVSFTEKKILKNHIRIHTGEKPFTCFQCGKACTQKGNLRIHMRVHTREKPFTCHQCGNNFKCKASFNLHMRIHTQEKPFTCLQCGKRFSQKSHLKIHMVVHTGEKPFTCQQCGKGFKRKESFNVHMRIHTGERPYACDQCGKSFIQVVSLKTHLCFKSPSALKKHLKMNGNEKHQETHKSVNAHECGEAFTKTRELRMHQRNHKEEQHYKCSESLKTNERVHTAEKPYHCLLCGKRFSSSRNLQTHRKILCSLGKEVETV